The Streptomyces laurentii genome contains a region encoding:
- a CDS encoding amino acid transporter (Spore germination protein; cl15802;~amino acid transporter [Streptomyces viridochromogenes DSM40736];~identified by MetaGeneAnnotator; putative) yields MSRTDATSSAVQGSDGRPELKRVMGPGLLLLFIVGDILGTGIYALTGQVAGEVGGAAWLPFVIAFAVALVTASSYLELVTKYPQAAGAALYVHKAFGKHFLTFLVGFAVMCSGITSASAASRAFAANLVTGFGIDAGNLLVLLIALGFMCLVLLANLRGAAESLKANVLLTAVELSGLLLVILISGYFIAGGNADFSRVVAFESGPEKGVFLAVSTATSLAFFAMVGFEDSVNMAEETRNPTRVFPRVMFTGLGITGLIYVLVSVCAVAVVPVGRLASSETPLATVVRTAAPDFPIADLLPFISMFAVANSALINMMMASRLLYGMSRQGVLPPSLAKVHAVRRTPQVAILFTTVIAFGLITFVSLRPDSPVVALLGGTTSLLLLTVFAVVNLSVLVLRRDTVDTHHFRAGRVLPAVGALTCLYLVLPWSSGRPADQYRIAGALLLIGVVLWAVTWFIRRRTPVPDAVPDAVPDAVPDADRPDETVPHTPPW; encoded by the coding sequence ATGTCCCGAACGGACGCGACGAGTTCCGCCGTACAGGGTTCCGACGGCCGGCCCGAGCTGAAGCGCGTGATGGGTCCGGGTCTGCTGCTGCTGTTCATCGTCGGTGACATCCTCGGGACCGGCATCTACGCGTTGACCGGGCAGGTCGCGGGGGAGGTCGGGGGCGCGGCGTGGCTGCCGTTCGTCATCGCGTTCGCCGTCGCGCTCGTCACGGCCTCCTCGTACCTGGAACTGGTCACCAAGTACCCCCAGGCCGCCGGTGCCGCCCTGTACGTGCACAAGGCGTTCGGGAAACACTTCCTGACCTTCCTGGTGGGCTTCGCCGTGATGTGTTCCGGCATCACGTCGGCGTCCGCGGCCTCGCGGGCCTTCGCGGCGAATCTGGTGACGGGCTTCGGGATCGACGCGGGGAACCTTCTCGTCCTGCTGATCGCCCTCGGCTTCATGTGCCTGGTGCTGCTCGCCAACCTCCGCGGTGCCGCGGAGAGCCTCAAGGCCAACGTGCTGCTGACCGCGGTGGAACTGTCCGGTCTCCTGCTCGTCATCCTGATCAGCGGCTATTTCATCGCGGGCGGGAACGCAGACTTCTCCCGTGTCGTCGCCTTCGAGAGCGGCCCCGAGAAGGGCGTCTTCCTGGCGGTGAGCACCGCGACATCGCTGGCGTTCTTCGCGATGGTCGGCTTCGAGGACTCGGTCAACATGGCGGAGGAGACGAGGAACCCGACGCGCGTCTTCCCCCGGGTGATGTTCACGGGTCTGGGCATCACCGGACTGATCTACGTCCTGGTGTCCGTCTGCGCGGTCGCCGTGGTCCCCGTCGGCCGGCTCGCCTCCAGCGAGACCCCGTTGGCCACGGTGGTGCGGACGGCGGCGCCCGACTTCCCCATCGCCGACCTGCTGCCGTTCATCTCCATGTTCGCGGTGGCCAACTCCGCGCTCATCAACATGATGATGGCCAGCCGTCTGCTGTACGGCATGAGCAGACAAGGCGTGCTGCCGCCCTCCCTGGCCAAGGTGCATGCCGTACGGCGCACTCCGCAGGTGGCGATCCTGTTCACCACCGTCATCGCCTTCGGCCTCATCACCTTCGTCTCGCTGCGACCCGACAGCCCGGTCGTCGCCTTGCTGGGCGGGACGACGTCACTGCTCCTGCTCACCGTGTTCGCGGTCGTCAACCTCTCGGTGCTGGTGCTGCGCCGGGACACGGTCGACACCCACCACTTCAGGGCGGGCCGGGTGCTGCCCGCGGTGGGCGCCCTCACGTGTCTCTACCTGGTCCTGCCCTGGTCCTCGGGACGCCCCGCCGACCAGTACCGCATCGCCGGGGCCCTCCTGCTGATCGGCGTGGTCCTGTGGGCGGTCACCTGGTTCATCCGGCGCCGCACACCGGTCCCGGACGCGGTCCCGGACGCGGTCCCGGACGCGGTCCCGGACGCGGACCGACCGGACGAGACGGTGCCGCACACCCCTCCTTGGTGA
- a CDS encoding 2-hydroxycyclohexanecarboxyl-CoA dehydrogenase (2-hydroxycyclohexanecarboxyl-CoA dehydrogenase [Streptomyces sp. C];~NAD(P) binding site [chemical binding];~Rossmann-fold NAD(P)(+)-binding proteins; cl09931;~identified by MetaGeneAnnotator; putative), which produces MSTAAPVTLVTGGNRGIGRETARRLAGLGHTVLLSARRPENAERAVADLAPGVRGALVPCRLDVTDADDVRALTHRVEEEFGRLDVLVNNAAVNYDTSRRAVSVDLDEVRRTLETNLFGAWRATQAFLPLLRRSPHPRVVMVSSESGSLETMSGGTPAYGVSKAALNALTRKLADELRAERILVNAVCPGWTATDMGGPGGAPVDQGAAGVVWAATLPDSGPTGGFFREGEPLAW; this is translated from the coding sequence ATGAGCACCGCTGCACCGGTCACGCTGGTCACGGGCGGCAACAGGGGGATCGGCCGGGAGACCGCGCGCCGGCTTGCCGGACTCGGCCACACCGTCCTGCTGTCCGCCCGCCGCCCGGAGAACGCCGAACGGGCCGTCGCCGATCTGGCCCCCGGAGTCCGGGGCGCGCTGGTGCCCTGCCGGCTGGACGTGACCGACGCCGACGACGTCCGTGCCCTCACCCATCGCGTGGAGGAGGAGTTCGGGCGCCTCGACGTCCTCGTCAACAACGCGGCCGTCAACTACGACACGTCCCGGCGAGCCGTCTCCGTCGACCTCGACGAGGTCCGCCGGACCCTGGAGACCAACCTCTTCGGGGCCTGGCGGGCGACGCAGGCGTTTCTGCCGCTGCTGCGCCGGTCGCCCCACCCGCGTGTGGTGATGGTCTCCAGCGAGTCCGGTTCTCTGGAGACCATGTCCGGCGGCACCCCTGCCTACGGGGTCTCGAAGGCCGCTCTCAACGCCCTGACCCGCAAGCTCGCCGACGAGCTGCGCGCCGAGCGGATCCTGGTCAACGCCGTCTGTCCGGGATGGACCGCCACCGACATGGGCGGCCCGGGCGGCGCCCCCGTCGACCAGGGCGCCGCCGGCGTCGTCTGGGCGGCCACCCTGCCCGACTCCGGCCCCACCGGCGGCTTCTTCCGGGAGGGCGAACCCCTGGCCTGGTGA
- a CDS encoding hypothetical protein (identified by MetaGeneAnnotator; putative;~sequence version:1), translating to MLARLPVGWLVAMAAFATAVLCLGVQRCARTRGPVARTAVLSFAFLLVMTGMGRLGIVPWDARQMMVMYSFVWVGFTIGALPSGKRLREAFAAGDRRPESDAPALPVRYVVFMCVAVTLALFLAFPLAM from the coding sequence ATGCTCGCGCGACTCCCCGTCGGCTGGCTGGTGGCCATGGCCGCCTTCGCCACGGCCGTCCTCTGCCTCGGTGTGCAGCGCTGCGCGCGCACCCGCGGCCCGGTCGCCAGGACCGCCGTCCTCTCCTTCGCGTTCCTGCTTGTCATGACCGGTATGGGCAGGCTGGGAATCGTGCCGTGGGACGCCCGGCAGATGATGGTCATGTACTCCTTCGTCTGGGTCGGGTTCACCATCGGCGCGCTCCCCTCCGGAAAGCGGCTCCGGGAGGCGTTCGCGGCCGGGGACCGGCGGCCGGAGAGCGACGCGCCCGCGTTGCCGGTGCGCTACGTGGTCTTCATGTGCGTGGCTGTCACCCTCGCGCTCTTCCTGGCGTTCCCGCTCGCGATGTGA
- a CDS encoding BAU81375.1 (identified by MetaGeneAnnotator; putative) — MATDDNAAWGYLPCPKGYGGARAGAREPSKIQKKGPTSKAAARLRLGPDLRTSSDGIRC, encoded by the coding sequence TTGGCGACTGACGACAACGCGGCGTGGGGGTACCTCCCGTGCCCGAAGGGCTACGGGGGAGCGCGTGCCGGGGCACGCGAGCCCAGCAAGATCCAAAAGAAAGGCCCTACGTCCAAGGCCGCGGCCCGTCTCCGCCTCGGGCCCGATCTCCGTACGTCGAGCGACGGCATACGGTGCTGA
- a CDS encoding major facilitator superfamily MFS-1 (H+ Antiporter protein; TIGR00900;~The Major Facilitator Superfamily (MFS) isa large and diverse group of secondary transporters that includes uniporters, symporters, and antiporters. MFS proteins facilitate the transport across cytoplasmic or internal membranes of a variety of...; cd06174;~identified by MetaGeneAnnotator; putative;~major facilitator superfamily MFS-1 [Streptomyces clavuligerus ATCC27064]), which translates to MRLFAIRDYRHLFGAQVIALFGTGLTTVALGLLAYDLAGPRAGTVLGTALTIKMVMYVIIAPLAAAYIDRLPRRALLVALDVIRGAVVLALPLVSEVWHVYVLIGLLQAGSAAFTPTFQAVIPDIVTDESAYTRALSASQVASTMESLLSPVLAAVALTFMSFDRLFLGTSAGFLVSAVLVLSTRVPDARPSTHAKAWDKAAAGVRTFLTTPRLRGIMALNLTVAAAGSIVVVNTVNYVRDELGGSQSDVAWMLAASGTGTLVAALVLPRVLDRVAARTVMITGAAVLVAATTAAVTVIATGLGTWTGTAVIWAVTGVGMALVITPTGKVLRASVERGAIPEVFAAQFSLSHLAWLVTYPIAGWLGTIAGFSLTWSVLAMLAAGGAAGALVLWPRHEERETASVPAAITRHASSNDPSTLVKAA; encoded by the coding sequence ATGCGACTCTTCGCCATCCGCGACTACCGCCATCTGTTCGGCGCCCAGGTCATCGCCCTCTTCGGCACCGGGCTGACCACCGTGGCCCTCGGCCTCCTCGCCTACGACCTCGCGGGCCCTCGCGCCGGCACGGTCCTCGGCACCGCCCTGACCATCAAGATGGTCATGTACGTGATCATCGCCCCGCTGGCCGCCGCGTACATCGACCGGCTCCCCAGAAGAGCCCTCCTCGTCGCCCTCGACGTGATCCGCGGCGCGGTCGTCCTCGCGCTGCCGCTGGTCAGCGAGGTCTGGCACGTCTACGTCCTGATCGGGCTGCTCCAGGCCGGCTCCGCGGCGTTCACCCCGACGTTCCAGGCCGTCATCCCCGACATCGTCACCGACGAGTCCGCCTACACACGTGCGCTGTCCGCCTCCCAGGTCGCGTCCACCATGGAGAGCCTGCTCAGCCCGGTGCTGGCCGCCGTCGCCCTGACGTTCATGAGCTTCGACCGCCTGTTCCTCGGCACGTCCGCCGGATTCCTCGTCTCCGCCGTGCTCGTCCTGTCGACCCGTGTCCCCGACGCCCGCCCGAGCACCCACGCGAAGGCCTGGGACAAGGCGGCGGCAGGTGTCAGGACCTTCCTCACCACCCCGCGGCTGCGCGGCATCATGGCGCTGAACCTGACCGTCGCGGCCGCCGGTTCGATCGTCGTCGTGAACACGGTCAACTACGTACGCGACGAGCTCGGCGGCTCGCAATCGGACGTCGCCTGGATGCTCGCCGCCTCCGGCACCGGCACGCTCGTGGCCGCCCTCGTCCTCCCGCGTGTCCTCGACCGCGTCGCCGCCCGCACCGTCATGATCACGGGCGCCGCCGTCCTCGTGGCCGCGACCACCGCCGCGGTGACCGTCATCGCGACCGGCCTCGGCACCTGGACCGGTACGGCGGTCATCTGGGCGGTGACCGGCGTCGGCATGGCCCTGGTCATCACCCCGACCGGCAAGGTCCTGCGGGCCTCCGTCGAACGCGGCGCGATCCCCGAGGTGTTCGCGGCCCAGTTCTCCCTGTCGCACCTGGCCTGGCTCGTCACCTACCCGATCGCGGGCTGGCTCGGCACGATCGCCGGCTTCTCCCTCACCTGGAGCGTCCTGGCGATGCTCGCCGCGGGGGGAGCCGCCGGAGCCCTCGTCCTGTGGCCGCGCCACGAGGAGCGGGAGACCGCGAGCGTGCCCGCGGCGATCACCCGGCACGCGTCGAGCAACGACCCGTCCACCCTGGTCAAGGCCGCGTGA
- a CDS encoding acetyltransferase, GNAT family (identified by MetaGeneAnnotator; putative;~sequence version:1) gives MRLSRGFSLPAITATIYPRGVFLREFPRACVGSAAHGWRIGARAFSGHGDSGWHSVIDSDRPHVGKALREWLSPENFDADGVQKRSLSAVRASGA, from the coding sequence GTGCGGCTCTCCCGGGGGTTCTCGCTCCCCGCGATCACCGCAACCATATACCCCCGGGGGGTATTCCTGCGAGAGTTTCCGAGGGCCTGCGTCGGCTCGGCGGCGCACGGTTGGCGGATCGGAGCCCGCGCGTTCAGCGGGCATGGCGACAGCGGTTGGCACTCCGTCATCGACTCCGACCGGCCGCATGTCGGCAAGGCGTTGCGGGAGTGGCTCTCGCCCGAAAACTTCGACGCGGACGGCGTACAGAAGCGGTCCCTGTCCGCCGTCCGCGCTTCCGGCGCGTAG
- a CDS encoding hypothetical protein (identified by MetaGeneAnnotator; putative;~sequence version:1) has protein sequence MLNPVAALAAVPPPGGEDGDPFGLPDTDRAKVVKAWLLGGRAVRAAAEEALTGTDADIQNFLATKLASETAEDNRVAIASSIAGGGKGSRREATAAIDGGDSAIAAYLAGGFKAAIQEDLRVATATVMAVGGKAVNRVGNTALNDGSQTALETFLLDGQYTARLEDMQVEVSKLSFQAGPEVRKYADRALSGSARDIEWFLETGQHIARARDQETMQIQELVAVVQREGKKAEAMTSQAEEASARAVEAAAKAKDAAEKAAAEAQAAQQDVIKSGKAARKAGEAASGAADAARVATTASHAAIQASRRAANASTAASQAAANAGSAAARAYNAAIAASKDAGQAQAAKDAAVAARNAAAQARSAASAADSAATASARAASAGASAASAARNAAAAANASAAAASSAGAAQAAAAEARRQAQIAGTNATIATNAAGTAQALANSAAAAARTARDAANSAADHADNAATAAEWAAKYAGQAVEYAKKSTEFANAATTAANVATTAVGKAVEVEKAAREAEWQRLDEDTQRAVEEVRLLARLEQDERAAYVEKRTQAERTAQATKDLIAQAETALQAGDSALAAGLGRKAAVAVMSATHGTWSQEAARFALSGVESDVHVWIDTDRQLAQRQDDRETSLYLAQTLPPDIGFAAARALESADQDAVGTFLDTGLVQAASTEARVAVARALAANPGKAVIKAANAALDAGTTEALYEFLTVTGEEAQREDDTVATAALLASATSGPYTKAHAQTALEGPAWMRRNFVGSVQHWTAQLDFDSASHIAGMQGAIAAAAKIAHKAQEDAARAQQAAATARNAAAEAIEWANKAKEWATQAANSANQAKANADAADQSARDAQASADKAKQAAATARTAARSANYSANRAFSAARSASASANAAQSSAASARASAVQAGQDARTAAAAASQAHQIAAVKRQQEIAAAAKRAAEAAQAAKDAGKSPVDTPDNDSVDGSDVPWYKDLKWWANATSWVSTGLGYASALAGIAGLIFPPAAIVLEPLALGLGIASAAVSGVSTILNGFAYGWNSSEFWASAGGTALGLITFGQSQWIGSLGKVGGKVVAPVATKITQFGHDLISPVTSTLSSIFG, from the coding sequence ACTTCCTGGCCACCAAGCTGGCTTCGGAGACCGCCGAGGACAACCGCGTCGCGATCGCGAGCTCCATCGCCGGCGGCGGCAAGGGGAGCCGGCGCGAGGCCACCGCCGCGATCGACGGGGGCGACTCCGCTATCGCCGCCTATCTCGCCGGCGGGTTCAAGGCCGCCATCCAGGAGGACTTGCGGGTCGCCACGGCCACGGTGATGGCCGTGGGCGGCAAGGCGGTCAACCGCGTCGGCAACACCGCACTGAACGACGGCTCGCAGACGGCGCTGGAGACGTTCCTCCTGGACGGCCAGTACACGGCCCGTCTGGAGGACATGCAGGTCGAGGTCTCCAAGCTCTCCTTCCAGGCGGGTCCGGAGGTGCGGAAGTACGCGGACCGGGCGCTGTCCGGTTCCGCCCGGGACATCGAGTGGTTCCTGGAGACCGGCCAGCACATCGCGCGGGCCCGCGACCAGGAGACCATGCAGATCCAGGAACTGGTCGCGGTCGTCCAGCGCGAGGGCAAGAAGGCCGAGGCGATGACCTCGCAGGCCGAGGAAGCCTCGGCCCGGGCCGTCGAGGCCGCCGCCAAGGCCAAGGATGCGGCCGAGAAGGCCGCCGCGGAGGCCCAGGCCGCGCAGCAGGACGTGATCAAGTCCGGCAAGGCGGCCCGCAAGGCCGGCGAGGCCGCCTCGGGCGCCGCCGACGCGGCACGGGTCGCCACCACCGCCTCCCACGCCGCCATCCAGGCCTCGCGCCGTGCGGCCAACGCGTCCACCGCCGCGAGCCAGGCCGCCGCCAACGCGGGCTCCGCCGCCGCCCGGGCCTACAACGCGGCCATCGCCGCCTCGAAGGACGCCGGCCAGGCGCAGGCCGCCAAGGACGCCGCCGTGGCCGCCCGCAACGCCGCGGCCCAGGCCCGCAGCGCGGCCTCGGCCGCCGACAGCGCCGCGACCGCCTCCGCCCGGGCCGCGTCCGCCGGCGCCTCCGCCGCGTCCGCGGCGCGTAACGCGGCAGCCGCGGCGAACGCCTCGGCCGCCGCCGCCAGTTCCGCCGGCGCGGCCCAGGCCGCGGCCGCCGAGGCCAGGCGCCAGGCCCAGATCGCCGGCACCAACGCCACGATCGCCACCAACGCCGCCGGCACCGCCCAGGCCCTCGCCAACTCGGCCGCGGCGGCGGCCCGTACCGCGCGCGACGCGGCCAACAGCGCCGCGGACCACGCCGACAACGCCGCCACGGCGGCCGAATGGGCCGCGAAGTACGCCGGTCAGGCCGTGGAGTACGCCAAGAAGTCCACCGAGTTCGCCAACGCGGCCACCACCGCCGCGAACGTCGCGACCACGGCGGTCGGCAAGGCCGTCGAGGTGGAGAAGGCCGCCCGCGAGGCGGAGTGGCAGCGCCTCGACGAGGACACCCAGCGGGCGGTCGAGGAGGTCCGGCTGCTCGCCCGGCTCGAGCAGGACGAGCGGGCCGCGTATGTCGAGAAGCGCACCCAGGCCGAGCGGACCGCACAGGCCACCAAGGATCTCATCGCCCAGGCGGAGACGGCGCTCCAAGCCGGCGACTCCGCGCTCGCCGCCGGGCTGGGCCGCAAGGCCGCCGTCGCCGTGATGAGCGCGACCCACGGCACCTGGTCGCAGGAGGCCGCGCGGTTCGCCCTGTCCGGCGTGGAATCCGACGTCCACGTCTGGATCGACACCGACCGTCAGCTCGCCCAGCGGCAGGACGACCGGGAGACCAGCCTCTACCTGGCCCAGACCCTGCCGCCGGACATCGGCTTCGCCGCGGCCAGGGCCCTGGAGAGCGCCGACCAGGACGCCGTGGGCACGTTCCTGGACACCGGGCTCGTCCAGGCCGCCTCGACGGAAGCCCGCGTGGCGGTCGCCCGAGCCCTCGCCGCCAACCCGGGCAAGGCGGTCATCAAGGCCGCCAACGCCGCCCTGGACGCCGGGACCACGGAGGCGCTGTACGAGTTCCTCACCGTCACGGGCGAGGAGGCGCAGCGGGAGGACGACACCGTCGCCACCGCCGCGCTCCTCGCCTCGGCCACGTCGGGCCCCTACACCAAGGCCCACGCCCAGACCGCGCTGGAGGGGCCGGCCTGGATGCGCCGGAACTTCGTCGGCTCGGTCCAGCACTGGACGGCGCAGCTCGACTTCGACTCGGCCAGCCACATCGCCGGCATGCAGGGCGCGATAGCCGCGGCCGCGAAGATCGCGCACAAGGCCCAGGAGGACGCCGCCCGCGCTCAGCAGGCGGCGGCCACGGCCCGTAACGCGGCCGCCGAGGCCATCGAGTGGGCGAACAAGGCCAAGGAGTGGGCCACGCAGGCGGCGAACTCCGCGAATCAGGCGAAGGCGAACGCCGACGCGGCCGACCAGTCGGCCAGGGACGCGCAGGCGTCCGCCGACAAGGCGAAGCAGGCGGCGGCCACGGCCCGTACGGCCGCGCGCTCGGCGAACTACTCCGCCAACCGTGCCTTCTCCGCCGCGCGCAGCGCGTCGGCGTCCGCCAACGCCGCCCAGTCGTCGGCCGCTTCCGCCCGCGCGTCGGCCGTGCAGGCCGGCCAGGACGCGCGGACGGCGGCCGCGGCCGCGAGCCAGGCCCACCAGATCGCGGCGGTCAAGCGGCAGCAGGAGATCGCCGCGGCGGCCAAGCGGGCGGCCGAGGCCGCGCAGGCCGCGAAGGACGCGGGCAAGTCTCCGGTCGACACTCCTGACAACGACAGCGTCGACGGCAGTGACGTTCCTTGGTACAAGGACCTGAAGTGGTGGGCCAACGCCACGAGTTGGGTCAGCACCGGCCTGGGCTACGCGAGCGCGCTCGCGGGCATCGCCGGACTGATCTTCCCGCCCGCCGCCATCGTCCTGGAGCCCCTGGCCCTCGGCCTGGGTATCGCCTCCGCCGCGGTCTCCGGGGTCAGCACGATCCTCAACGGTTTCGCCTACGGCTGGAACAGCAGCGAGTTCTGGGCCTCCGCCGGCGGTACCGCGCTCGGACTCATCACCTTCGGGCAGTCTCAGTGGATCGGCTCCCTGGGCAAGGTGGGCGGAAAGGTGGTCGCTCCCGTGGCCACGAAGATCACGCAGTTCGGTCACGACCTGATCTCCCCGGTCACGTCGACCCTGTCCTCGATCTTCGGCTGA
- a CDS encoding dehydrogenase (3-ketoacyl-(acyl-carrier-protein) reductase; Provisional; PRK05565;~NAD(P) binding site [chemical binding];~PFAM: short chain dehydrogenase;~classical (c) SDRs; cd05233;~dehydrogenase [Mycobacterium rhodesiae NBB3];~identified by MetaGeneAnnotator; putative) — protein sequence MALSPCPRGLPCGMTPLQSDVMTETSGAGVGGRLAGKACVVTGAANGIGRAVAELFAREGAMVVATDLDEDGLRRLAEQLPRAVTTVVGDVSRDEDARRMIAAAVERHGRLDVLVANAGVIPLSEITEAGAEDWDRVMAVDGRGMFLTCKYAIEAMAPGERGAGGDGGAIVCVSSISGVAGQRGQAVYGPAKFVASGLTKHLAVEWADRGIRVNAVAPGTITTERVARLRDEPGGPAYLADIERLHPMRRLGAPAEVAAAVLFLASDEASFITGAVLPVDGGYLAQ from the coding sequence GTGGCGCTGTCGCCGTGTCCGCGTGGTTTACCGTGCGGCATGACGCCGTTACAGTCCGATGTCATGACGGAGACCAGTGGGGCCGGAGTGGGCGGGCGGCTGGCCGGGAAGGCCTGTGTGGTCACCGGCGCGGCCAACGGGATCGGCCGCGCCGTTGCCGAACTCTTCGCCCGCGAGGGCGCGATGGTGGTGGCCACCGACCTGGACGAGGACGGTCTGCGGCGGTTGGCGGAACAGCTGCCGCGGGCCGTCACCACCGTGGTCGGCGACGTGTCGCGGGACGAGGACGCCCGGCGGATGATCGCCGCCGCCGTCGAGCGGCACGGCCGGCTGGACGTCCTGGTGGCCAACGCGGGGGTGATCCCGCTGTCGGAGATCACCGAGGCCGGCGCCGAGGACTGGGACCGCGTGATGGCCGTCGACGGCCGGGGGATGTTCCTCACCTGCAAGTACGCGATCGAGGCGATGGCCCCGGGGGAGAGGGGCGCGGGTGGTGACGGTGGCGCCATCGTGTGCGTGTCGTCGATCTCGGGCGTCGCCGGACAGCGCGGCCAAGCGGTTTACGGGCCCGCCAAGTTCGTCGCCTCCGGACTCACCAAGCACCTCGCCGTGGAGTGGGCCGACCGCGGCATCCGGGTCAACGCGGTCGCCCCCGGCACCATCACCACCGAGCGCGTCGCCCGCCTGCGCGACGAGCCCGGCGGGCCCGCGTACCTCGCCGACATCGAGCGGCTCCACCCCATGCGGCGCCTCGGCGCCCCGGCGGAGGTGGCCGCCGCCGTCCTCTTCCTCGCCTCCGACGAAGCGTCCTTCATCACCGGCGCCGTGCTCCCCGTGGACGGTGGCTACCTCGCGCAGTGA